Below is a genomic region from Streptomyces sp. RPA4-2.
TCGTTGGCCTTGCGGGCGCCGTAGTAGGCGCCGTTGACATCGAAGTCGTAGTCGTAGGTCTGCCAGACGGTGCTGTACCAGGCGGGGTGCGACATCCACAGCATCAGACCGGTCGCGTCGTCCCACAACTTCGCGTTCCAGGCCTCGAACATGGCCCGGAAGTTCTCGTAGTTGACGAACTGCGCCTTGCGGCAGAAGTCGTCGAGGTCCTTGGCCGTGCCGAGCCGTTCCTCGACGGCCGCCATGTAGTTCTGCGGGGCCTGGTTGCCCCGTGTGCTCCAGTCGTGGAGGTACCAGGCGCCGCCCACCGGCCACTCGGGCTCGTCGCCGACGAGCCGGCGCATGGTCTCCGCCGTCGGCAGTACGGGCATGCCGATCTCGGTGTGGAAGCCGAAGTTGCCACTGCCGTAGGTCGTCGGCGTGTAGTAACGCTCGGGCTCCACCCAGCCGTAGGGGCCGCCGCCCGTCACGATGCCGCCGGCCGAGTTGTTCTGGTACAGCACGTCCGGCGCCTCCGCCAGCACCGCCTTGCGCATGCCGTCGTCGACCGCCCCCGGAGGATTGCCCTCGTTGGCGCCGCACCACACCACGACACAGGGGTGTACGCGGTAGCGCCGCACGGTGTCCTGCGCGGCGTCGAGGAACAGCTGGTGGTTCGGCGGGTCCATGCCCCACGCGTTGGGGAAGTCGTTCCACACGAGCAGCCCGTGTTCGTCGCAACTGGCGAAGAACTCCTCGCGGTTGCTGCACCCGACCCAGTTGCGGATCATGGTGAAGTTCATGTCACGGTGCATCCGGACGGCCGCGTCCATCCGCTCGGCGGGCATCCGGCGCAGCAGTTCGTCCCAGCCCCAGTTGCCGCCGCGGCAGAAGACCCGGACGCCGTTGACGCTGATCTTGAGCGGGTCGATGGAGTTGTCGACGGAGGTGACGTCCGTCCACTTGTCGCCGTCGTCCGACACCTGGATGGTGTACGTCTTCGCGTACGCCTGCTCCCAGGTGATCGCGACCCGGTCGAACCGGACAGCTGAACCGAGGTCGACCTGGATCCACTGCTCGTCCTCGTACGCCGAGGCCCAGCGGGTGTCGGGGTTGCCGTCCACGGCGTTCGAGGGCCCGTTGGAGTCCTGCTCCACGGACGACGCGGTGGCCGTCTTGCGCAGCGCGAGGTCGGTGCCGGCGGCGGTGCTGTCCACGACCGACAGGCCCCAGATCGACGAACCCCAACTACTGGCCCGGGTATGGCAGAGGACCCGCAGGTAGCGCGCGGTCCGCGCCGCGAAGTCCACGTTCTGCAGGCTCGCCGAACCGGAAGTGTGGAACGGCAGCGGAACCGCCGTGTTGTCCACGGCCTTCGCGTCGGTCCACTTGTCGCCGTCGTCGGACACCTGGACCGTGTACGTCTTCGCGTACGCCTGCTCCCAGGTGAGGACCACACGGTCGAACGAGAGGGAGGAACCGAGGTCGACCTGCACCCACTGCTCGTCCTGGAACGCGGAGGACCAACGGGTGCCGGGGTCACCGTCCGTGACGTTGTCGGCGCCGTTGGAGTCGGTGTCGACCGTGGAGGCGGTGGCCGGTCTGCGCAGCGCGAGGTCGGTGTCGGGCGCCGCGCTGTCGGCGACGCTCAGACTCCACAGGGACGAACCCCAGTCCGTGGCCCGGGTGTGGCACGCGATACGCACGTACCGGGCCTTCTGCCGGGCGAGGTCCACCGTCTGCGCGTACGAGTCGCTGCCGGTCTGGAAGACCAGCGGCACCTGGTATTCGTAGCCGAACTGGCGGATGCCGAACCGTGTGGTGCGCCGGTCGCTCTCCTGCCCGTCGACCGAGGCGGCCAGCGTCAGCCTGTGCAGCGCGGCCTCGCCGTAGCCGTTGGGCCACCACAGCTTCGGGTCGCGCAGCCGGAGCCGGGAGAAGTCCGCCGGGCTGAAGACGACGTCGGTGCTCTGGCCGCCGGGGACGGTGACCGTCCGTGTCACGCGTACGTCGTCGAAGGCGGCCGAGACGGTGACGCGTCTGCCGACCGTGTCGGCGTTGCGCACCGGCACGGTGATCGTCAGCTCGGCCGTCCGCGTGTCCGGAAGGTCCGGCAGCCGCGAGTCCACGCGCGGGTCGCCGATGACGGCCGCGCCGGTGGAGCGCAGGCGCACGTGGTTCCAGATACCGGCCGCCCGGTCGCGCACCGCGGGCATCCAGTCCCAGCCGGAAGAGGCCAGATAGGTAGGCGAGTTGCGGTTCATGGTGTTCGCGCCGGCGTCGACGAAGGCGAGACCCTGCGGGCCCTTGTCACCCGGGCTGCCGGGAACCGGCATCGGGCTGATCTTCACGGCGACGGCGTGCTCGCCGTCCCCGAGCAGCTTCGTCACGTCGAAGGCGCCCCGGGCGAACGGGCTCGTGACCGTACCCACGCGGGAGCCGTTGAGCCACACCTCGGCCTCGTGGTTGACGCCGTCGAACTCCAGCCAGACGTGCCGGCCGGTCCCCGTGCGCAGGCCCTTGGGCAGCTTGAACGCGCGGCGGTACCACCAGGAGTGGCGGGAGAGGGCCTCGGGGATGTGCAGGTTGTTCATCCCGGCGACCGGGTCGGGGAGGTGACCGCGGTCCACGAGGGAGGTCAGGACCGTGCCGGGGACCGTCGCGGGCAGCCAACCGCTGGTGTCCACTGAGGGCTTGGACAGTTCGGCGCCGCCCTTGCCCGCCCAGTCGTCCATCGTCAGGTCCCAGCCGGACTCCAGCGGCACGGTGCCGTCCGCGCCGGCCCGCAGCGCCGGGGGCGTGCGGTGGTGGGTGCCCCAGTCGGTCCAGCCGGTCACCGACGGCCGTACGCTGCGGCAGGTCCCGTACACCTGAAGGCCGTTGAGCCCGACAGGGTTCGCGTTGGACCGCTTGTTGACGGTCATGCGTACCCAGCGGGCGGTGGCCGCCTTCTGGAACGGGATCTCCATCACCCCGCCCTTGCCCGCGTCGGTGCGGAACGCGGTGGCCCAGGTGTGGTTGTCACGGGAGGTCTCGACGACGAAGTCGGTCGCGCAACTGGACAGGATCTCCTGGCCGGTGGTGTCCAGCCGGGGGTTGCCACTGGACGAGTCCACGTACGGGGGATCGTCGAGCGTGGCCTCGAAGGTGAGCCGCAAGGACTCCACCTCGCACAGCGCCTGAAGGTCGACGGAGATCCACTGCGGGTCGCCGACCGCGGCACGCCAGCCCGAGTTCCTCACACCGACACCGGTCAGGCCGTCGACGGCGAACTCGGCCGGAGTGGGGGCGTAGTCGGTGGAGGACACCAGCACCGGCCGGTTCGCGGCGAGTTCACCCCGGCTGGAAACAGTGCCCGGCCGGCCGGTGGCGGCCGCCGCGGCTGCCGCGGGCAGGGCCATGCCGGCGCCGAATCCGGCGAGCAGGGTGGAACCGGCCGAGAGAACGGCACGCCGGGAGGGAGGGGAGGACTGATTCGACATGAACCTTGACTCCGATCAGGGATGTCGAAAAAACCGGGCGCTCGACTCGATGAAGGATGACAACGTTGCCAACGCCCATGACAACGTTGCCGAACACTGCCCCGACGCCCACGCCCTGTCAAGGTTTCCGGTAGATGACGGACCACGGCTTCTAGTAAATTAGGAATTAATATTGACAAGGTTTCGGCCGCGGGCCAGAGTCGTCGCCGTGACGCCGAGGCCCACGCCCAGTGCGGCCCGCGTCTCGCCCCTACTGCTTCCCAACCCCCGGGAGTGGCACGTGACTTCGCAAGCACCCGCACCGAGGCCCGGACTCCGGCGCCTCACCCGCCGTAGTGTCGCCACCGCCGCCATGGTGGTCGCCGCGGCGACCACGGCCTCCACCGCCTCCGCGACCTCCTCCGCCCCGCGGGACGTGGGCGCGCCCGCCTCGTACGACAGCGGACTCGCCCCGACCCCCTACATGGGCTGGAACACCTACTACGGTCTGGGCGCGCCCACCGAGAAGGAGGTCCGCTCCGTCGCCGACAAGCTGGTCAGCAGCGGTCTGCGCGACAGCGGCTACGACATCGTCTGGCTCGACGGCGGCTGGCAGGCCGACAACCCGCGTGACGAGCGGGGCCGGTTGGTGGCCAACCCCGAGCGTTTCCCCTCCGGCATACCCGCCCTCGTCTCGTACCTGCACCAGCGCGGCCTGCGCGCGGGCATCTACACCGACGCCGGCACCTACGACGGCGGGAAGAGCTGCGGACTGGGCAGCCGCGGCCACTACGACGACGACGCACGGCAGTTCGCCGGCTGGAAGATCGACGCCATCAAGGTCGACTTCCTCTGCGGCATCGGCGCGAAGCTCGACCCGGGCCCCGCGTACAAGGAACTCAGCGACGCGGTCGCCAAGTCCGGCCGCCGTATGCTGCTGAACCTGTGCAACCCGCTCACGGACGACTGGGGACTGCCGCACACCCCCGAGCAGGACGCCCACAACACGTTCGTCTACGCCCCGGCCATCGCCGACTCCTGGCGCACCGGCACCGACATCGCCTGGGGCACGCCGACCCCGGGCGAGTGGCCCAACATCCTGCGCAACATGGACGCCAACGCCTGGCACCCGGAAGCCCAGGGCCCCGGCCACTGGAACGACCCCGACTACCTCATCCCCATGCGCCCGATGTCCGACGGCACACCGGAGCTGACCGAGGAGGAGTCCACCACCCAGTTCGTGATGTGGGCCGAGATGGCCTCCCCGCTCGTCCTCGGCTCCGACCCACGCACCCTGAACACCTCGATGCTGGCCACCCTCCGCAATCCGGAGATCATCGCCGTCGACCAGGACCGCCTCGGCGTCCAGGGCGTCCGGGTCGCCTCCGACGACACCGGCGACGTGTACAGCAAGGTCCTCTCGGGCCGTGGCGAGCGGGCGGTCGTCCTGCTCAACCGGTCCGACAACCCGGCCCAGCGCACCGTGCGCTTCGCCGACACCGCCCTCGGCGGACCCGTCGCCGTGCGCGACCTGCGCGCCCGCGCCGACCGCGGCGTCCACACCGACTCCTACACGGTCGAAGTCCCCGCCCACGGAACCGCGTTCCTCAAGCTCACCGGCGCGGACGCGCTGCCCGGCGCCGGCCTGGGGGAGCGGACCACCTCCGACCCCGCGATCGCGCGCTCCGGCGACACCGTGCACACCTTCCTGCGCGGCCCCCACGGCACGCTGGTCCAGCACACGGACACCGGCCGC
It encodes:
- a CDS encoding discoidin domain-containing protein; the encoded protein is MSNQSSPPSRRAVLSAGSTLLAGFGAGMALPAAAAAAATGRPGTVSSRGELAANRPVLVSSTDYAPTPAEFAVDGLTGVGVRNSGWRAAVGDPQWISVDLQALCEVESLRLTFEATLDDPPYVDSSSGNPRLDTTGQEILSSCATDFVVETSRDNHTWATAFRTDAGKGGVMEIPFQKAATARWVRMTVNKRSNANPVGLNGLQVYGTCRSVRPSVTGWTDWGTHHRTPPALRAGADGTVPLESGWDLTMDDWAGKGGAELSKPSVDTSGWLPATVPGTVLTSLVDRGHLPDPVAGMNNLHIPEALSRHSWWYRRAFKLPKGLRTGTGRHVWLEFDGVNHEAEVWLNGSRVGTVTSPFARGAFDVTKLLGDGEHAVAVKISPMPVPGSPGDKGPQGLAFVDAGANTMNRNSPTYLASSGWDWMPAVRDRAAGIWNHVRLRSTGAAVIGDPRVDSRLPDLPDTRTAELTITVPVRNADTVGRRVTVSAAFDDVRVTRTVTVPGGQSTDVVFSPADFSRLRLRDPKLWWPNGYGEAALHRLTLAASVDGQESDRRTTRFGIRQFGYEYQVPLVFQTGSDSYAQTVDLARQKARYVRIACHTRATDWGSSLWSLSVADSAAPDTDLALRRPATASTVDTDSNGADNVTDGDPGTRWSSAFQDEQWVQVDLGSSLSFDRVVLTWEQAYAKTYTVQVSDDGDKWTDAKAVDNTAVPLPFHTSGSASLQNVDFAARTARYLRVLCHTRASSWGSSIWGLSVVDSTAAGTDLALRKTATASSVEQDSNGPSNAVDGNPDTRWASAYEDEQWIQVDLGSAVRFDRVAITWEQAYAKTYTIQVSDDGDKWTDVTSVDNSIDPLKISVNGVRVFCRGGNWGWDELLRRMPAERMDAAVRMHRDMNFTMIRNWVGCSNREEFFASCDEHGLLVWNDFPNAWGMDPPNHQLFLDAAQDTVRRYRVHPCVVVWCGANEGNPPGAVDDGMRKAVLAEAPDVLYQNNSAGGIVTGGGPYGWVEPERYYTPTTYGSGNFGFHTEIGMPVLPTAETMRRLVGDEPEWPVGGAWYLHDWSTRGNQAPQNYMAAVEERLGTAKDLDDFCRKAQFVNYENFRAMFEAWNAKLWDDATGLMLWMSHPAWYSTVWQTYDYDFDVNGAYYGARKANEALHVQADPRDGRVIAVNHTPDSVRRATVTARFLDLSGREVAAQRRKSVDIAPSATADAFTAGWTDDLPDLHLLRLRLEDSSGRLLAENTYWRHRTAQAMQALNRADRTRLSAEVTGTDRSGDRGELTARLRNKGGSVAAMVRVSLVDSATGERVLPTLYSDNYLWLLPGESRTLTLSWPAGALRSGRPKLRVEAYNAPAVTALAPH
- a CDS encoding glycoside hydrolase family 27 protein → MVVAAATTASTASATSSAPRDVGAPASYDSGLAPTPYMGWNTYYGLGAPTEKEVRSVADKLVSSGLRDSGYDIVWLDGGWQADNPRDERGRLVANPERFPSGIPALVSYLHQRGLRAGIYTDAGTYDGGKSCGLGSRGHYDDDARQFAGWKIDAIKVDFLCGIGAKLDPGPAYKELSDAVAKSGRRMLLNLCNPLTDDWGLPHTPEQDAHNTFVYAPAIADSWRTGTDIAWGTPTPGEWPNILRNMDANAWHPEAQGPGHWNDPDYLIPMRPMSDGTPELTEEESTTQFVMWAEMASPLVLGSDPRTLNTSMLATLRNPEIIAVDQDRLGVQGVRVASDDTGDVYSKVLSGRGERAVVLLNRSDNPAQRTVRFADTALGGPVAVRDLRARADRGVHTDSYTVEVPAHGTAFLKLTGADALPGAGLGERTTSDPAIARSGDTVHTFLRGPHGTLVQHTDTGRGAPRTRDLGGPVKGGILGQPAVHASADGRVDVFVRGADSRAYRRIYAGGHWGDWQSLGGRLGDAPSVAFTDPGHWTLVARDGEGRIVQRGPSTGWTSLGTPDGRVTYGRPSAAVDSTGRVHVAVRTASDDIWTLSRDASGQWSDWSALGGTVSGSPTLVTVGGQVLLYARAGDYTLWQQRYEAGSWQGWSKRQEFPSAAFDGALGAVAGANGTVDAVYRGVDGTVHRTAFK